The sequence TCGGCGCGGAACTCGCCCGCACCGGCGTCCTGGACGACGCGCTCGACGTCGCCGACCTGACCGTGGAGGAGGTCATCGGCGCCTTCGACGGCACCGGCACCGTGACCGACCTGCGCGCCCTGGTGGTGCTGCGTCGCACGCAGCGCGAGCGCTGGGAGAAGACCCCGCAGCGTCCCGCCCTGCTGAGCACCCCCGCCGGACTTCCGCTCGCCCGGGCGCTGCCGGGGGCGAGCGCGGTGGGCGAGGCCGCCGCCGCGGACGACGGCGTGCTGCGGGGCATCGGCTCCAGCGGCGGTGTGGTGCGCGGCCGCGCCAAGGTGGTGCTGGACCCGTCCACCGACCCGGACCTCGCCGCCGGGCGGATCCTGGTCGCCCGGGAGACCGATCCGGGCTGGCTGTTCCTGATGATGTCCGCGACCGGCATGGTCGTCGAACGCGGCACCCTGCTGTCCCACACGGCCATCACCGGGCGCCTGCTCGGCGTCCCCACCGTGGTCGCCGTCCCGGGGGCCACCACGGCGATACCCGACGGCGCCTGGATCGAGATCGACGGCGCGGCCGGGACGGTGCGGCTGCTGCCGCCGTCCGAACAGCCGGAGGAACCGGGGGAGCCCGGGGAACCGGCCGGGGCGGTGCCGGTGGACGGGGCCACCACGGTCGAGGGGACCGCCACCGCCGACGAGGCTGTTCCGGCCGACGGGACCACCACCGCCGACGGGGCCGTTGCGACCGACAGGACGGCGACCGCCGACGGCCCCGTTCCGACCGACGGGACCACCACCGCCGACGGGGCCGTTCCGACCGGCAGGACGGCGACCGCCGACGGCCCCGTTCCGACCGACCGGCCCGCCGGCACCGAGAAGGGCGACAGGACATGACCGACGACCCGGCCCGTTTCCCCTTCCCGCCCGCCGGGGACGTGCGCCCGCCGGACGCGTACCACGACGTCCTGCACGCCCGTGCCCCGCACCCGGTGCAGCTGTCCAGCGGGCAGCCCGCCCTGCTGGTCACCCGGCACGAGGACGTCACGGCCGTGCTCGGCGACGCCCGCTTCAGCCGGGCCGGCTACACCGAGCTGGCCCGCCCGCTGTTCGCCCGCAAGACCGAGTCCGTCCTGCTGGCCACCGCCGACGCACCCGACCACACCCGGCGTCGGCGGGCGATCCTCCCGGCGTTCACCGCCCGGCAGGTCCGCCTGCTGCGGCCGCGCCTGGAGGCCGTCGCCGAGGAACTGCTCGACGACCTGACCGCGGGTGCCGGCGCCGGTGAGAGCGACCTGGTGGGCGGCTTCACCGTGCCCTTCCCGATGCGGGTCATCTGCGAGGTGCTCGGCGTCCCGCTGGAGGACGGCGCGATGCTGCGCGCGGAGGTGGACATCCTCATGTCCACCTCCGGCCACACCCGCGAGGAGGTCGCCGCCGCCCAGGCACGGATGGACGAGTACTTCACCGCGCTGGTCGACGGCAAGCGGCGCGCCGCCGAGGCGGGCACCCCGGCGGACGACCTGCTCACCAGGCTGGCGCTGCGCCCGGACGACGATCCCGACCAGCGGCTGTCCGCCCGGGAGGTGGTGTCCCTCGGCTCGGGCATGCTGATGGCCGGCTACGAGACGACCGGCAACTCCTTCGGCATGTGCGTGCTGCTCCTGCTGCGCCACCCCGACCTGGTGAAGCGCCTGCGCGCGGAGCCCGAGCGGATCCCGGCGGCGGTCGAGGAGATGCTGCGCTTCAGTTCCCTCAACAACACCGGCGGGGCACCGCACCTGGTGACCGAGGACACCGTGCTGGGTGGCTGCCCGGTCGCGGCAGGGCGGATCGTGGTGCCGCTCACCGACACGGCCAACCGTGACCCGGCCGTCTTCGCCGACCCGGACGCCTTCGACCCGGACCGTGCGGACGCGGGCTCCCACCTCGCCTTCGGTTACGGCCGCCATCTGTGCCTGGGCGCCGAACTCGCCCGGGCCGAGCTGCAGATCGGCGTCAGCGCGCTGCTGAACCGCTTCGAGGTGCTGGAACTCGCCGTTCCCGAGGACGAGTTGGACTGGCGGCGGACGATGTTCATCAACGGCGTCTGGCAGTTGCCGGTCCGCTGGACGGCGGCCGGCGGCGCGGCGGTCCCCGCCGCGGAGGGGCGGCCGGCGTGAGCACTCCGGCCGCCCGGTCCGCCGCCACCGGCCCGGAGGCGGGGCACGCCCCGGAAGCGGGCGCCGGTCCGGGGGCGGATGCCGCTGCAAGGGCGGGCGCCGCTGCAGGGGCACCCGCCCCGACCGGCGCCCCTGCCGACCCGGGGCCGCTCGCCGTCCGCCTCGGTGCCTTCCTGCGCGGCAGCTTCCCGCTGCCCCTGTCGGTGGTGTTCGCCGGGGTGTGGGCGGTGGGCGCCACCGGACTGTTCGCCGCCGCCGACGCACGGGTCGGGCACTGGCGGCCGGGCTGGGGCACGGTGGGCGCCGCGCTGACCGTGCTGGTCGACCTGCTCCTGATGCGGGCCGCGGACGACCTGCGCGACCTGCCGTACGACCGGCGCCACAACCCGTCCCGCCCGCTGGCGCGCGGCGCCGTACTGCCGCGCGACCTGTACCTCCTCTTCGGTGCCGGGGCCGCCTTCCTGCTCCTCCTCAACGCCGCCAACCGGGCCGCCCTGCTGCTGATCGCCGCCCAACTCGTCTACACCGCACTGCTGGTGGGGGCCGAGCTGCGGCTGGGGTGGCCGCGGGGCGACGCCGTAGTCAGCGGCGTCCTGCTGAGCTCCCCGGTCCAGATGCTGCTCAACCTCTACCTGTACGCGGTCTTCCTGCACGACACGGGGCTGGACGGGGACACGGTCGCACGGGCCGGGAGGCACGTGCTGCCGCTGCTGGCGGTGATCATGCTGGCCGCCACCCACCACGAACTGGTCCGCAAGGTCGTCCGCGTGCCGGGCGCGCACGAGCGCACCTATGTCCGGGTCTTCGGCCTGCGCGGGACCGTCGCGTTCGCGCTCGGTTCCGCCGTGGCGTCCGCGGCGGTGTCGCTGGCGGTGCTGCGGCCGTGGGCCGGCGGACCGGCCGGGTGGGGGTGGCTGGCGCTGCTGCCGGTCGCCCTCGCGGCCCTCGCCGCCCGTCGCTTCGGTCGGACCGGGGCGGCCCGCTGGCCCGTCGGGGCCGTGGTCGGCTACCTGCCGGCCGTGTTCGTCTGCCATCTGCTGATCGGCCTGGGGGGCACTTCGTAGGGACCGGGACCCCCCGGGGCCGGGTCACCTCCCCGGGGCGGGCCCTCCCCGGGGGGCCGTCCGCGGCACCGGAGTCACAGCGCGGCGGTGACGGCGGCCTCGGCGTGGATGCGGGTGGTGGGGAAGACCGGGACGGCGCTGTCGCCGGGCCCGACCAGGAGCTCGATCTCGGTGCAGCCGAGGATCACGCCCTCCGCGCCCTCCGCGACCAGCTCGGAGATCACCCGGCGGTACTCGGCCCGGGACTCCTCGCGCACCACGCCGAGGCAGAGCTCCTCGTAGATCACCCGGTGCACCAGGGCCCGGCCCGCCGGATCGGGCACCATGACGTCCAGTCCGTGGGAGGCCAGCCGGTCCCGGTAGAAGTCCTGTTCCATGGTGAAGGCGGTGCCCAGCAGCCCGACCCGCGTCACCCCGGCGGCCAGGACCGCCGCTGCCGTCGCGTCGGCGAGGTGCAGCAGCGGGACGGACACCGCGCCGGCCACCTGGTCGGCGACCTTGTGCATGGTGTTGGTGCAGATCAGCAGCAGTTCCGCGCCCGCCGCCTCGACCGCGCGGGCGGCATCGGCGAGCAGCCGGCCCGCGGCCTCCCACTCCCCGGCGGCCTGGAGCCGCTCGACCTCGGCGAAGTCCACCGAGTAGAGCACGCACTTGGCGGAGTGCAGGCCGCCGAGCCGGTCCCGGGTGAGTTCGTTGAGGAGGCGGTAGTAGGTCGCGGTGGATTCCCAGCTCATACCGCCCAGCAGGCCGATGGTCTTCATCGCGCCACTCTGCCACGGCCGCCGGGGGAGCCGCGAACCGGACCGTGGGTGGACGATCGACATCCACGACCGGAAAGGAATCATTGTCACCCTATTCACCCGTGAGGGTGATTTACGTCGTTTCATGTATCCAGCGGTGATTATGATCCACTTCCTGTGACTGAGCGTCAGAATTCCTTGACCACGGACAACACCGCCGGAAGCCCGACCGACAGCCCGACCCACAGCCAGGTGGTCGTCCTCGGCGCGGGACCGGCCGGTCTGGTCCTCGCCAACCTGCTGCACCGGGACGGCATCGACTGCGTCGTCCTGGAACGCGCCGACCGGGCCCGCCTGCACAGCCGGGCCAGGGCCGGCTTCCTCGCCGAGAACACCGTCCGGATCCTGGACCGCCACGGCCTCGGCGATGGCCTGCGCCGCCGCGGCCGACCCCACGCCACCTGCGAGTTCCGCACCGAGGACGGCAGCTTCCGCCTCGACTACGCCCGGCTCGCCCGCGGCGAGCGCCACACCGTCTACCCGCAGCAGTACCTCGTCGCGGACCTGCTCGCCGCCTTCGAGGAGGCCGGTGGGAAGGTCCGGTTCGGCACCGAGGCCCAACGCGTCCTGGACCTCGACGGCGAACACCCGACCGTCGAGGCACGCGGGCCCGACGGGGAGCCCCTCCGGTGGCGCGCCCGGTACGTCGCCGGCTGCGACGGCCGGCACGGCGCCGCCCGCCGCTCACTGCCGCCCGGCGCGGTCGTCCACCGCCACGACCACGGCCTGTCCTGGCTGGGCCTGCTGGTCGAGGCACCGCCCAGCCTGGACGCGGTCGGTTACGCGGTGCACGAGCGTGGCTTCGCCGGCCACATGGCCCGCACCTCCGACATCACCCGCTACTACCTCGAGTGCGAGCGCGGCACCGCGCCCGAGGACTGGGACGAGGACCGGGTCTGGCACGAGCTGGACCTGCGGATGCGTGCCGCACGGCACGGCCCGCTGCACCGGGGGAGCGTCGTCGCGCGCACCGTCGTCGACCTGGAGAGCGACGTCGTCGAACCGCTGCGCCACGGTTCCCTGCTGCTCGCGGGCGACGCCGCGAGCATGCCCACCCCGTCGGCGGCCAAGGGGGCGAACCTCGCGGTACTGGAGGCGGAACTCCTGGCCGCCGCCCTCGTCGACGACCTCGCGCACGGCGACGGCCGGGCCCTGGCCGACTACTCCCGGCGCTGCCTGGAGCACATCTGGCGCGCGATGGAGTTCTCGCACTGGATGGTCCGGCTGCTGCACGCGACGCCCACCCCGTCCGGCGTCCCGTCGGGCTTCGACGCGGGACTCCGCCGCGCCCGGCTGGAGGCGCTGCGCACCTCGCGCGCCCAGCAGGACTGGTTCGCCGAGAACTACGTCGGCCTCTGAGCGGCTGAGCGAACCGCCTCACCGCACGTTCCCGATCCCCGACAGCTCACCGATCCCCCGTCGGCCCACCGAGCAGCACCGGCCGCCGGCGCACCGCACCGAGGACACCCCTGCCATGACCACTCCCGCCACGACCACCCCTGCCACGACCGCCGGCGCCGTGACCGCTGCCGCCGTTGTCGCGCCCGCCACCGGTCCGGACGGCCGGGCCGACGACGCCGCCTGTCTGCGTGCGGCCGCCGACTTCGTCCGGCGCCACGACACCGCCACCCTCCTCCCGCTCCTCCTCCCCGGCCTCGACGGGCCACAACTGCACTCCCTCACACGCCACTTGTCCTTCGCCCATGCGGCCGTGCTGGTGTTCCCGCCCGACCCGGCGACCCTGCGCGCCGAGCTCGCGGCC comes from Streptomyces sp. TLI_053 and encodes:
- a CDS encoding cytochrome P450: MTDDPARFPFPPAGDVRPPDAYHDVLHARAPHPVQLSSGQPALLVTRHEDVTAVLGDARFSRAGYTELARPLFARKTESVLLATADAPDHTRRRRAILPAFTARQVRLLRPRLEAVAEELLDDLTAGAGAGESDLVGGFTVPFPMRVICEVLGVPLEDGAMLRAEVDILMSTSGHTREEVAAAQARMDEYFTALVDGKRRAAEAGTPADDLLTRLALRPDDDPDQRLSAREVVSLGSGMLMAGYETTGNSFGMCVLLLLRHPDLVKRLRAEPERIPAAVEEMLRFSSLNNTGGAPHLVTEDTVLGGCPVAAGRIVVPLTDTANRDPAVFADPDAFDPDRADAGSHLAFGYGRHLCLGAELARAELQIGVSALLNRFEVLELAVPEDELDWRRTMFINGVWQLPVRWTAAGGAAVPAAEGRPA
- a CDS encoding aspartate/glutamate racemase family protein yields the protein MKTIGLLGGMSWESTATYYRLLNELTRDRLGGLHSAKCVLYSVDFAEVERLQAAGEWEAAGRLLADAARAVEAAGAELLLICTNTMHKVADQVAGAVSVPLLHLADATAAAVLAAGVTRVGLLGTAFTMEQDFYRDRLASHGLDVMVPDPAGRALVHRVIYEELCLGVVREESRAEYRRVISELVAEGAEGVILGCTEIELLVGPGDSAVPVFPTTRIHAEAAVTAAL
- a CDS encoding 4-hydroxybenzoate 3-monooxygenase, which produces MVVLGAGPAGLVLANLLHRDGIDCVVLERADRARLHSRARAGFLAENTVRILDRHGLGDGLRRRGRPHATCEFRTEDGSFRLDYARLARGERHTVYPQQYLVADLLAAFEEAGGKVRFGTEAQRVLDLDGEHPTVEARGPDGEPLRWRARYVAGCDGRHGAARRSLPPGAVVHRHDHGLSWLGLLVEAPPSLDAVGYAVHERGFAGHMARTSDITRYYLECERGTAPEDWDEDRVWHELDLRMRAARHGPLHRGSVVARTVVDLESDVVEPLRHGSLLLAGDAASMPTPSAAKGANLAVLEAELLAAALVDDLAHGDGRALADYSRRCLEHIWRAMEFSHWMVRLLHATPTPSGVPSGFDAGLRRARLEALRTSRAQQDWFAENYVGL